acccacgcagtcacagggagaacatgcaaagtccacacaggaagggctgggattgaacccgggtccttggaactgtgaagccaatgcttctCAGCTGCTCCATTGTGCCGTCCTTGATGAAAATACAAAGgtttaaattcaaatttcacATTTCTCATTGTGACATTATCATATAGCATGCAGAGGTTTACAATATGTAAACAGGGATTGTTTTAATACTTCAATTTTTTGTGTATGAATCATAGAAAATCCTGGTTTTAATATGCAGTCTTGTTGTCCTCGTGTTAAATTCacattccttttttcccccactatcAGGTGGTCCAAGACTGGAAGTTTGTGGCCCAGGTGTTAGACAGGATCTTCCTGTGGGCATTCCTGACTGTCTCAATACTTGGCACCGTTCTTATCTTCACTCCAGCACTGCACATGTTCCTCAAAATCCCTCCACCAATTCCAAGTGAGGATCCCACTTCAATGTCACAGCTTTAGCACGGATGGACAACTGATGTTTCAGTCTATAAATGatcaaaaatcatttcattaaaGGGGATCTCTTATATCCTAATTATAATTCATCATTGCACTTTTTCATGACACACTAATTCttctctctttcactctcttcctgtttaatgtttttatgttgtgaagataaatgtttttttttcatgtatataCACCCCCTTAatggaatgtttttatgactagcataaaaaaatcctgatcacgTAACTAAAAATATCAGGAAATACAGCACAGTATAgatcacctttaaaaaaaaaccactcacATCTATGTTGACTACTGTAATTTACTTGCTAAACTAAAAAGCTGAAAACCTATGTCAGTGTAAGTACTTTATAGAAAAATATTGACTACTTTCACTGCTTGAATTGTTCATTTTCAGCATGTGCACAAAGTGACAGGATAGGAAATTCCAGATATTACTGACTAAAATAAGGTTTTGAGGTTAGCGTGCCGGTAGGAAAATTATTGTTCACCCTAAAATATGTCTTCCGATTGACAAataagacaagaaaaaaaaaacaagataaatcATTCTAGCAAAATTACATTGAGGCGTACGTAAAGGGTTTTTCCACACCTGTGTGACAGTTCCCCCTAgtggtaacaaaacaaaactatagtATTTCTTGCCTAAAACGCTTTTGATTCCTGAAATGCATAAAGTAAACTGTATATAATTGATTTTTAATCAGAGCAGAATCACCATGATTTCTGTAGCTCATAGTAATAAAGAGCCCGATGTCCAAATACGACTTGGCaatgtattattaatattaatatttattgtggctgcaacacactttttcatttcactGAATGTAGTACGTTTTACAGCTACACAATGACAGTATTGTAAGATGAGTCAGCATGTTTTACTACAAATCTAAACAGTTTTGCTGTTTTGATATGAAATACAATAGCGGATTTTAACCAGCAAACGTCTTAAGGATATTAAATCTTCTCTGCCTGCTAAGATTATATCGCCGTTGTATTGTTGAATAGATAGTGCATCGAAAGTATAAGAATAAGCCAAATATGTTACATCTCTCATTTATATCTGAAACGTAACCAAGGAGCACTTTTATGACATTAAAGCAAAACATTCTCTCCAAAAGGCCTGCCATTCGCCACATTCTAATCAAGTTTGTCGACCATCTGAAGCCTCCTTTCATTTGTCTTCATGTTTTCTCTTTACGCCCTCCTGTCTGGCTGTCCAAGTGTGCTCTCGCATTGCGTAACATCTCCATGTACAGCCTGTTGTTCTCACTGCAATGTCAATAGGGAAAATGTTACGATCGTAATATTTTCATGATATCATATATGAATGATGAAAAGTATGTCACTTTAGACCCAGCTAAAATAGATTGATAAAATAGCAATAAAAATACCATTACAAGTAAATCTATATATTTAGTGGCGTTTTtctcgtcttctttttttaattgaaaattttgGCAAACACCCACTTAGGAAACCAATCAGCAGAACAACAGTATAGTGTATAATGTGCTGATTGTAGGTAATTTCTCTTTTagcagaaatgtatttaaagcTACATACAACATACATGCTCATTTTAACAAATGTTCAATTCCAGTCAGGTCAAGTGACCACACTAACAACATTGCatactggatttgtttccaGCCACTTTTGTTAGCCGTTAAGTGTGGCGTACAATAATTTGGTTTTAACAAAGCCCACtaataatttagaaaaaaaatggcatgctGCTTCCTTGACAGCTTGGGGCAGAGGGCCCCAATGCCAACAATGTACAGGACAAGTTGGCAAGAGCACTGTCAGATGCACACTAGGCAATGTCTTGTATAACTGTGATggtcaattttacttttttttttttttttttaaattgtatatcAAAGAGTTTTAACCAGACCACCAGTGGCATTGTCTCACTTTCCTCTCAAAACACAAAACGGCCAGCGCGCAACACATTGactaaaatataatttcacttaCTCTGCCACAGAGCGGTCAAACATCAGGTTACCCATATCCATGTAGAACTGCGCATCTGTTCGCAAAGCTGTCCAGTACTCGTTTGCCTGAAGAACAAAAtcaatgtcataaaaatgaaaGTTAACCCGCAgggtaattttttcatttttcatttttgtaatctGATAATGACTATACAGTACATTCTTTGTGAAATCATGACAAATCACCTTGAGGAAATCACACCCCCGAAAGGTTTATGCAAAAAGATGGTGGCAATGCACAATATGAAGTTCCTCAATAcccttcaacatagttccttggcaacaAGAGGCCACAAGAGAGTGCCAAAGCAAGACTATGCCCTGTTGCTTTGCCATGTGCACAAAAAGAGTTAAATAGTTACATATAAATATGTGTGGCATCACTGTATGTATCTGTCACCTGCTCCTGGATGGTATAACCCCACTGGTTCTGAGAGTTATGGGGGTCCCAGTATCCCGACTGTCTTTTCAGACGGATGAAGCGCTTTGCTTCCTCTTCTCTCACGAATGGGGCCGCCAGCACCCCTAAACACAAAAAGATAACATTTAGGCAGCTGCAACAGTGgaacaacccccacccccactgccGCCCCCTCCAGAAAGTACCTTCAGGGCTGGAGAGCAAAGAGGAAATAAGGCAGAAAGAAATGTGGAGAAAGTTCTCTTCAGTTTTTCAAGATAAGCCATGCATATATACTAAATCAATGATTGAATATATTGaatgtattgtttatttttaaacagcaacacactagctACGACATCACGTACACCTGCACAATGTAATAATACAATAACTGTTAAATACTGTGTACAGGTTTACTCCAATTGTAATGAGATAATTCTTAACAGGACACATACAATATTCATTTAAGAATATGTTGATCATTGAGGGAAAGGCAGTGGAAGGAATCGTTATTACTTGCCAAAACATACACATTTTAGTAACTGATGACAACAGGGTGAGTATGTTTATATTGTTCCTGATAATGATGGTGATGATTATGATTAATTAGTGATGGTAATGAAATTAGTGTACTTACCAGTCAAAACAGCCAGCAGAAATACAAATTTCATATCTATAAAATGAAAGATCCGTATTTTAGGGTGAATAgttcgtgaaaaaaaaacattatcgaggaaaataaaacaaagtacagTTCATTGTCTATACAAAGAAGAAAAGTGCAAGATTTACCTACAGATCTCAGCTCCAACCTAAGAATCTCACAGATGGATGCGGACCAGAACAAGCGTTTCTTTCACCAAGAAGCAGAGAGGAATGAGTCAAGTCAAACAAACTGGCCTGGAAAGGGAAGCGTCCAAaattcacacacatgcacactcacgcacacaca
The sequence above is drawn from the Syngnathoides biaculeatus isolate LvHL_M chromosome 11, ASM1980259v1, whole genome shotgun sequence genome and encodes:
- the LOC133508392 gene encoding uncharacterized protein C3orf85-like, whose protein sequence is MKFVFLLAVLTGVLAAPFVREEEAKRFIRLKRQSGYWDPHNSQNQWGYTIQEQANEYWTALRTDAQFYMDMGNLMFDRSVADENNRLYMEMLRNARAHLDSQTGGRKEKT